The genomic segment GGCGGGCGGGTCGGACTCGCCGATCAAGGGGAAGTTCGATGTTGCTCCCTTGCCAGCTCAACCTGGGAACAAGCACGTTGGTACCGTCGGTGGGTGGCAACTCGGAGTCTCCGCCTACTCGAAGAATAAGGAGGCTTCTATTGAGTTCGTTCGCTATATGACAAGCCCACAAGTGCAGACCTATCGCGCGGTCGTGGGTAGCTTTGTTCCAACCATTCCGAGCGTCGCGGCTGATCCACAGGTGCTGAAAGCCATGCCGTTCCTGCAGAGTTTGCAAGACGTTGTCCGCGTGACGCGACCATCTCGTGAGACTGGGGAGAAGTATAACCAGGTATCGACCATCATCTTCCAGGGCGTGAATCAGATCTTGAACGGCAGCGATGCTGCCCAAGTCCTGCCGCAAGTGGCCCAGCAACTGCAGCGACTCATCAGCTAAGCCATGCGGTGAGTCGTGGCGGGGCTTCCTCGAACGCTCTGGTTGAGAGGAGGCAGCAATGAGTCAGCGTACCGCCGTGGGGGCCCGACCTGTTCCGTCGTTGCAACGCGGGCGAGGGCTGACCCTTGCTCAGCGCCAAGCTCGCCTCGCGTGGCTCTTTCTTCTGCCGTCTCTGGTAGTCGTCTTGCTCGTTGCATTGGTTCCGCTTGTACAAACGATTATCTACAGCCTGACTGATAAGCGCCTCGGAAGTGTTGAAGCAACGCATATTATTGGCTTGAAAAATTATCGATTTTTGCTCTCTGATGGAGCGTGGTGGCATGCTGTCTGGGTGACGATCGAATTCACAATTATCACGGTCTTCTTCGAATTCCTGCTCGGCTTGCTGATTGCATTAGTTGTCAACTCGCGCTTTCCTGGTCGTGGCCCCATGCGGGCCGCAATGTTGGTTCCATGGGCCATCCCGACCGTCCTCTCATCACAGATGTGGAAATGGATGTATAACGACATTTTTGGTGTGGTTAATGACCTGCTGAAGCGCGTCGGGCTGATCCATCAGAACATTGCGTGGCTTGCCCGGCCCGATACTGCGCTCTTCGCGGTTACCTCTATTGACATCTGGAAGACCACGCCATTTGTTGCCCTGCTCTTACTAGCCGGGTTGCAGGTTATTCCAGACGAACTCTATGAAGCAGCAACGGTTGATGGGGCCAGCAAAGTCCGGCAATTCTTCACCGTCACGTTGCCGCTGTTACGTCCTGCAATTGTCGTTGCCTTAATCTTTCGAACGTTAGATGCATTACGTGTATTCGACGTGTTTTACGTGCTCTTCGGAGCGCGCGCTGATATGACGACAATGGCCGTCTATGCCCAGAACAACATTGTGGCGTTCAGTGACGTCGGCTATGGCTCGGCGATCAGTGTGCTGATCTTCGTGATTATCGGCATTTTCGTGGTGGCGTATGTGACCACGTTGGGAGTCGAGCAATCATGAGTCGGACGTGGCAGTACCGAGTCTCACGCGTGCTCTTCTACCTCTTGCTTCTCGTGATTATCATCTACCTTGTTTTCCCGTTCTACTGGGCAATTCGTTCGTCGATTGTGCCGAACTCTGTTCAGTTCAAGACTCCAGTTGTTTACTGGCCATCGCACCCAACGCTTGAGAACTATCGTCAAGTTTTTGCTAGTGGACAGTTCCGCCGTGCATTGCTCAACTCTGCAATTGTCGCTGGTAGTGTTACACTGCTCTCGCTCGTGATTGGATCAATGGGAGCGTATGCGCTCGGGCGTTTTGTCTTCCGGGGACGCGCTCTCATGCGGTATATCATCTTATCGATGACCATGTTCCCGTCAATCTCAGTGTTGGGTGGGTTATATACCATTATCACGCAATTTGGTCTGTATAACCAGCTGAAGGCTTTGGTCTACAGCTATCTTATCTTTACGCTGCCGTTCACGGTCTGGGTGCTGATGAGCTTCTTCCGGCAGCTGCCAAAAGATTTGGAAGAAGCAGCGTATGTTGATGGCGCTTCACCATTTCAGACGTTCTATCGCATTCTCCTGCCGCTCTCCGCTCCGGGACTCGTTACGACTGGATTACTCGCGTTTATTGCAGCATGGAACGAGTTCCTGTTTGCACTCTCCTTTACCCAGACGCCTGATAAGCGCACAGTGACGCTGGCCATCTTCTACTTCTCGCCGCAAACATCGGGCGGATTTGAAATTCCCTGGGGGCAGATGATGGCCGCAACAGTCGTTGTCACTATCCCGCTCATCGTCTTGACATTGATCTTCCAGCGTCGGATCATAGCAGGGCTAACGGCAGGAGCGGTCAAGGGTTAGCATTTGTGGTTGATGTCGTTACCTGCGGTGAAGCCTTAATTGATTTCGTTGCGCTCCGCCAGGGAACACTGGCGGAGTCATCATTGTTTCGGCGAATGCCCGGGGGTGCACCGGCCAATGTCGCCGTTGGTGTTGCGCGCCTCGGCCGTCGTGCAGCCTTCCTTGGACAAGTAGGCGATGATGAATTCGGGCATTTTCTTGCTCACGTCTTAGCGCAGTCTGGTGTTGATATCAGCGGGTTGCGCTTTACAACAGAGGCGCGAACTGCACTTGCGTTCGTTAGCCTCCGTGAAGACGGAGAACGCGATTTTCTCTTTTATGGGCAACCCAGCGCTGACATGCTATGGCGGTCAGACGATCTTCCGCTTGATCTTATCGCATCGGCACGGATTTTCCATTTTGGCTCAATTTCGCTTATTACTGATCCAGCCCGCTCTGCAACATTGGCCGCAGTAGCGCACGCGCGGGCGAACAATGTGCTGGTTTCCTATGACCCAAACCTGCGGCTCGCGCTCTGGCCGTCTATTGAGGCAGCGCGCAGTGGTATTCGCGCTGGGTGGGCGCTTGCCCATGTCATCAAAGTCAGCGAAGAAGAGCTCGCGTTTTTGGCGCCAGGATTTGACGACGTCGATCAAGCTGTACGCTCACTTTGGCACAGTAGCTTACGGCTCGTCGTTGTCACGCGTGGAGCGGCTGGCTGCCGATATTACACCGATACACATCAAGGAGATGTGCCCGGGTTTCGTGTGCAACGGGTTGTTGACACGACAGGCGCCGGTGATGGCTTCGTGGCTGGGTTGCTTGTCGGCCTCTTAGAGCATGCCGAACCGTGGATGCCAGAGGATATTGAAACCATCATGCGCTTTGCCAATGCTGCTGGCGCGTTGACAACAACAAGGCGTGGAGCGATTCCAGCATTGCCGCGGCGTGCCCGGGTTGAGGCATTCCTTGATCAGCAAAATGGGGCACGCCGCGGCCGGGCAATGCCTAGGAAACGGCTTAAACAGGAGGGAGAGTCTTCATCGTGAGTGATGCTGAGCGACTCCAAGCGATCGATCGGGAGATTGCTGGAGCGATCTGGGTATCAGATGAGCCATGGAAAAATCTTGTTTACCTCTGCGATGTCCTCGGGCATCGTTTTGCTGGCAGTTCGCAGGAACATGCTGCTGCGGAGTTTCTGAAGCAGAAGATGGAGGCCTATGGGCTTGCTCATGTCCAGCTTGAGGAATTTCCGATCGCAACGTGGGAACGTGGTCCTTGTACTTTGATCCTCGTTGAGCCGTTCCAGCGCATGCTCCCAGCGATCGCTATGCCGTACTGCCCTTCAGCAGCGATTGAAGGTGAGGTCGTTGACGTTGGTGAAGGTGAGTTGCCTGATTTTGAACGGTGCCGTGATGTTATCCCGGGGCGGATTGTGTTGACTGATGCAGAAACGAATCGCCCGGGAGAGCGGAAGAGCCATCGCATCGATAAATTTGGGTGGGCGATTGAACGTGGCGCAATTGCGTGTTTGTTCGTTAATCAGAACCCGGGCCAGCTCCATATCACTGGCGGGTTGCGTGGACGCGGACCACGTGGCGTCCGGGCAGATGAGGCTGAGGCGCCCATTCCAGGGTTAGGGCTGAGTTACGAAACCGGGATGCTGTTGCGTCGTCTTGCCAAGCAGGGCACGGTTCGTTTGCGGCTGGAAACGCAGAATCGTACCAGAGACAGTGTATCGTACAACGTCATCGGCGAAATCCCAGGCACCACAAAGGCGGATGAACTGATTCTTGTCGGCGGCCACTATGATGGACACGACATTTCGCAAGGAGCAACTGATGATGCCGCCGGAGCGGTCGTGGGCCTTGAGGTTGGGCGTGTCCTCGCGCCGCTCCGTGGTCAGCTCCAGCGCACAGTGCGCATTCTCTGCTTTGGTGCTGAAGAACTGGGATTATTCGGCTCGTGGTATCACATCGAGCACCATGCGCAGGAGCATATTCGCTTCATGCTCAATTTGGATGGCGCTGGTCGCGGCCTCGGTGGCCAGGAGGAGCTTCGCCTTTCTGGATGGGCAGAATTAGTCCCCTATTTCCAGCAACTTGGACAACAACTCGCCTATCCCTTTGGCGTTCGTGACGATCTCAACGCGCATTCTGACCATTTCCCATTTGCTGTTCACGGTATTCCCAATGGCACACTCGTCAGCCGTGATGCGACCGCTGGAATGATTGGCCGCGGTTGGGGGCATACGGAAGCTGATACGCTCGACAAGCTTTCACTGCGTGGTGTACAACTTGCCGCAATGCTCGCTGCCCGCTTGGTTGTGCGCTTGAGCGAGGACGAGGCGTTCCCCGCTCAGCGCCGTGATCTTGCCGCTGTTCGCCAGCAACTGGCCGATGCGGGTGTCCTTGACGAGCTTCTTGCGAGTGGACGCTTCCCTCAAGCCTAAAGCACTGTATGGTGATGCTGGGGCACACAGTAATCGTGTGCCCCAGCATCACTCCTGGACTTCCACAGGGATATCGTCTTCCAGCGACTGCGGCGGAATCAGTGGTGTTTCTACCTTGCCCGCGAGTTCTGTATCCGCTAGGACGTCGTGTGGCTGCATGGGTAAGAGGGCGAGTGCGATCACTTCATCCATTGTTCGAACCCAATGGAACGTTAAAGTATGGACGACCGAGGCAGGAAGACGTGGGAGCTCGCGTGCATTCTCGGCAGGAGCCACAATGTGGCGAATGCCTGCACGCTGGGCAGCAAGCACTTTTTCCCGCAGCCCTCCAATTGGCAAAATCCTGCCGCGCAGCGTAATTTCTCCAGTCAACGCCATATCGGCACGCACGGGACGTTCAGTGAAGGCCGAGATCATGGCAATTGCCATGGTAATGCCGGCTGAAGGGCCGTCCTTTGGCTGCGCTCCTTCTGGGAGGTGGATATGAATATCACTCTGCTCAAAGCGTTCAGGTGGAATCGCAAGGCTAGTGGCTCGTGATCGAATAAAACTTAACGCTGCACGAGCAGATTCTTGCATCACCTCGCCAGCTTGCCCTGTGACCTGCAGCCGTCCTTTCCCAGGCATAACGGCTACTTCAACCGGGAGAAGTACCCCCCCGACTGCTGTCGTGCCAAGCCCGAGAGCGACGCCAATCTGTGGTTCACGGTCAAACTGCGCCGGGTCGTAGCGCGGCGGCCCCAGATAGGCAAATAAGCGGCGCTTGGTCAGGCGTACTCGTGTCTGCCCTTGTTGGACTGTTTCCCGTGCCACTTTGCGACAGAGCGCGGCTAATTGCCGGTCAAGTTCTCGGACACCAGCCTCGTAGGTGTAGCCGCGAATGAGGATCGGCCAAAGCGGTTCCGGGAATTCAATGGCATCAGAAGACAGTCCATGGGCGGCAAGTTGGCGTGGTAGCAAATGGCGACGGCCAATCTCGCGTTTCTCTTCTTCGGTGTAGCCTTCGATCTCGATCACTTCAAGGCGGTCGCGAAGCGCACGTGGCACAGTTGCCAGGGTGTTGGCTGTAGCAATAAAGAGAACACGCGAGAGGTCATAGGGGACATCAAGGTAATGGTCGGTAAAGTGCTGGTTCTGCTCGGGATCAAGGACTTCGAGTAATGCTGCTGCCGGGTCGCCACGGTAATCAGACGCCAGCTTGTCAATCTCGTCGAGCACGATAACCGGGTTGATGGTTCCCGCGCGTCGCATCGCTGTGATGATTCGTCCGGGATAGGCCCCGATGTACGTCCGGCGATGACCTCGAATTTCTGCTTCATCACGGACCCCGCCGAGGCTGACGCGGGCAAACGCGCGACCAAGCGCCTGGGCGATTGATCGACCCAGACTCGTCTTGCCAACACCTGGTGGTCCGACAAAGCAGAGAACTGTTGCCTGCGTGGGCGGTCGACCGGCGGTCAACTTGCGAACAGCAAGAAATTCGAGAATGCGTTCCTTCACATGCTCGAGCCCATAGTGCTCGCGCTCAAGTACGGCTTGGGCGTGCTCCAGATCGAGATTGTCAGTGGTTTCTTCATTCCATGGCAATGCCAGGAGTGTTTCGATGTAGGTGCGCACAATGGCGCCTTCAGATGAAGCGTTTGGCATATGCTCAAGGCGGTCAACTTCACGGAGGAGGCGTTCAGCAACGTCATTGGGCAGCGATCGCTCTTGGATGCGTTGACGGAGTGTGTCAGCTTCACTCTCGGTGCTGCCAGAGAGTTCGTGGTAGATGACCTTCAGTTGTTCGCGGAGATAGAACTCCCGTTGACTCCGGTCGATTTGTTCTCGAACGCGGTCTTTAATGCGTTGCTCAAGCTCGCTGATTTCGACTTCGCCGGCAAGAAGGATCGCAAGTTGTTCAATTCGTGCAAGTGGATCGAGTAATTCAAGGAGGCGTTGCCGCGTTGGCATATCGCGGACGATGTGCGAGGCGAGCATGTCCGTGAGGACATGTAAATCCTCAGCGTTTTCGAGGATTGACAGCATATCGTCGCTGAGGTGTCCTCCTGCAGCACGATACCGGTCAAGCAGTGTGCGGAGGTATCGTAGCTGTGCTGCAGCTTCGCGAGGCGGCGGTTGGGGCTCGGCTAATGGCTCAGCACGTGCGAGGAGATAGCCATGTTGGGTATCAAGATGGAGCAAGTGAACGCGTTGCTGGCCTTCGAGTCGAACTTCGTAACCACCACTCGTTCGTGGTTCCTGCGCGAGGATACGCACGAGGGTTCCAACCTCAAAGATGTCATCAGGTCCAGGATCATCGCAGTCAGCGTCACGTAATCCAACGACGATGAGATGGCCGTCGTAGGAAGCTGCGGCTTCAAGGGCCTGAATTGATCGTGGCTTACCAACAAGCAAGGTCACAATTGTATGTGGGAAGATGACAGCTTGACGCAGCGGGAGCACTGGGTAACGCGCGGCATAGAGTTCGTACCGGCTATTGACCGGCATGCTACGCTGCCTCCTTACACCTTGCTCAGCGACCCGTCTCGCGCTTTCGGGTCGTCGACGGCAGGGGAGATTGTGCCAGCCTGCTTGCTCCATGACAAGCGGGCAATGGTTCGGCTGGAGGTGTGCTGCGTGATTGAGCCCAGCGCGTTTCCTGGACGAAGAAGCCCAGTGTGCTCGCAGCGAAGAGACCAAGGAAGGCAGTTGCCCCAGAAGTCAAGGTAATCCCGATAAGGTCGGCGATCAAACCAACGGCAAGGGGTGAAAGGGCTTGCCCGCTATCACCGATTAACCGCCAGATGCCGAGGAACTCTCCTGTCCGGCCTTCGGGTGCGAGATCAGCACCAAGGGTCATCATTGTGCCGGAGCCAATGCCGTTACCAAAGCCGATCAGAAGGCCAGCTGCACAGAGGGTCCAGTAGCTGGTGGTGAAGGGGATAAGCCCCATGCCAAGGCCGAGGAGCAGGAATGACGGGATTGCAGCCGCTTTCCTTCCCCAACGGTCCATGATCATGCCGGCTGGGATAAAAAGTGACATGTCGAGGAAGGAGGATGCGCTAATAATGACGCCGACCTGAGCGGCATCGAGGCCGAGAATATCTCTCCCATAGAGTGGGATAACGATGTAGCGTGCTTGGCGGATCATCTGGGCAAAAATCTGTGCAGTGCCAGCGGTGAGCAACTCGCGCCAGCGCAGCTGGATGATTTCGCTAATCACTGCCAACGATAAGCGATGAGCTCCAGGAGCCGGACGCAGGTTGGGCAGTTCGGGCACGGCAATTGCAAAGCCAGTCGCCCCGAGAGCAAGTATGCCGGCAACAAGAATAGCTGTGCCGAGGCCAAAGTCGCGGCCGACGAACCCACCAACGGCTGGACCAACGAACCATCCCAGCCGATTAATCCCGCCAAATACCGAGATAACCCGCCCACGGGACTCGACTGGAACTGCCTGCGCAATATAGGCATGCCGTGACAGTCCCCAGAAGGCAGTGCCGATACCTGCAAGAAGACGATCGATGATTAACTCTGGTGCACTCTGGGCAAAGGCCAGCGCAATTGTCCCGGCGGCAAAGAGTCCGCATCCAATGACCATGGCGCGGCGATGACCAATCCTTGGCAAAAGAAGTCCAACAGGGACGTCCATGAGCAGTGTGCCGATCCAAGCTGCCGAGACTGCCAACCCTGCGAGGCTGTAACTTGCGCTGAAATGCCGAGCATAAAGCGGTAGGATCGGCACCATTGCTCCTTGCCCAAAGGCGAGCAGGGCGGTCGGAAGATAGACAGCTGCAAGGAGGTGTCGATTGAACGACCGAGATGCCTGCTGTTGCACTGCCCCTGTACACCCTTTCCGGACGCCCGCTGGGCGCGCTGGTATCCTAGCGCGCTCACGGCCGGATGCCAACACGACGAAGACTTACTGCGCTTCAGTCAAGAGCGTTTGGACAATATCCGGAGCTTTGAGACCACTTCCGGTCAGGACAATAACAATTGGGCCGTCCGGCAAAGGGATGCCACGCGCAACTACTTGACAAAACGCTGCAGCACCGAGCGCTGCTGTCGGCTCAACAAAGAGTCCCTGGCGCCAGAGCAGACGCAGTGCAGCAACAAGTGATGCTTCGGTTACTGCTTCAGCCCAGCCGTGGCTAGCTCGTAAGATCGTAAGCAACTGCTGACCGCGCGGTGGATTGCCGATTCGGGCGCCTTCTGCGAGGGTTGGGCCGGGAGATACTGGGGTAACCTCTTGCGCGTTCGCTACCAGTGCCTGGACGAGTGGCGCGCAGGCGGCTGGCTGAGCTGCAACGAGGTAAGGTGGCACTACACCGAGGTCTTCCGCAGCGCGCCAGGCCCCGGCAAGGAGACTCCCACCTCCAACCGGCAGAAAACATATCGCTGGCATGCGTCTCCCAAGCTGTTCCCACGTTTCAAGGAGCCACGTCTTGGTGCCTTCGACGAACAAGGGATGCCAGTTATGGCTCGCGTACAATGTGCCAGGTTCTTCGGCGGCATGTTGCGCGGCCGTGGCGGCAGCTTCGCGTGATCCTTCGACAAGCGTGATCATG from the Thermorudis peleae genome contains:
- a CDS encoding pyridoxal-phosphate dependent enzyme; its protein translation is MLPVPAVNAISLGEGQTPLVAGELAGHPVWFKLDFLQPTGSFKDRGASVVVSLAKHLGVETLIVDSSGNAAAAFAAYCAAAGMTCHIFAPASTSSAKLAQTRAYGAMITLVEGSREAAATAAQHAAEEPGTLYASHNWHPLFVEGTKTWLLETWEQLGRRMPAICFLPVGGGSLLAGAWRAAEDLGVVPPYLVAAQPAACAPLVQALVANAQEVTPVSPGPTLAEGARIGNPPRGQQLLTILRASHGWAEAVTEASLVAALRLLWRQGLFVEPTAALGAAAFCQVVARGIPLPDGPIVIVLTGSGLKAPDIVQTLLTEAQ
- a CDS encoding PfkB family carbohydrate kinase gives rise to the protein MVDVVTCGEALIDFVALRQGTLAESSLFRRMPGGAPANVAVGVARLGRRAAFLGQVGDDEFGHFLAHVLAQSGVDISGLRFTTEARTALAFVSLREDGERDFLFYGQPSADMLWRSDDLPLDLIASARIFHFGSISLITDPARSATLAAVAHARANNVLVSYDPNLRLALWPSIEAARSGIRAGWALAHVIKVSEEELAFLAPGFDDVDQAVRSLWHSSLRLVVVTRGAAGCRYYTDTHQGDVPGFRVQRVVDTTGAGDGFVAGLLVGLLEHAEPWMPEDIETIMRFANAAGALTTTRRGAIPALPRRARVEAFLDQQNGARRGRAMPRKRLKQEGESSS
- a CDS encoding carbohydrate ABC transporter permease, with the protein product MSRTWQYRVSRVLFYLLLLVIIIYLVFPFYWAIRSSIVPNSVQFKTPVVYWPSHPTLENYRQVFASGQFRRALLNSAIVAGSVTLLSLVIGSMGAYALGRFVFRGRALMRYIILSMTMFPSISVLGGLYTIITQFGLYNQLKALVYSYLIFTLPFTVWVLMSFFRQLPKDLEEAAYVDGASPFQTFYRILLPLSAPGLVTTGLLAFIAAWNEFLFALSFTQTPDKRTVTLAIFYFSPQTSGGFEIPWGQMMAATVVVTIPLIVLTLIFQRRIIAGLTAGAVKG
- a CDS encoding carbohydrate ABC transporter permease, coding for MSQRTAVGARPVPSLQRGRGLTLAQRQARLAWLFLLPSLVVVLLVALVPLVQTIIYSLTDKRLGSVEATHIIGLKNYRFLLSDGAWWHAVWVTIEFTIITVFFEFLLGLLIALVVNSRFPGRGPMRAAMLVPWAIPTVLSSQMWKWMYNDIFGVVNDLLKRVGLIHQNIAWLARPDTALFAVTSIDIWKTTPFVALLLLAGLQVIPDELYEAATVDGASKVRQFFTVTLPLLRPAIVVALIFRTLDALRVFDVFYVLFGARADMTTMAVYAQNNIVAFSDVGYGSAISVLIFVIIGIFVVAYVTTLGVEQS
- the lon gene encoding endopeptidase La, giving the protein MPVNSRYELYAARYPVLPLRQAVIFPHTIVTLLVGKPRSIQALEAAASYDGHLIVVGLRDADCDDPGPDDIFEVGTLVRILAQEPRTSGGYEVRLEGQQRVHLLHLDTQHGYLLARAEPLAEPQPPPREAAAQLRYLRTLLDRYRAAGGHLSDDMLSILENAEDLHVLTDMLASHIVRDMPTRQRLLELLDPLARIEQLAILLAGEVEISELEQRIKDRVREQIDRSQREFYLREQLKVIYHELSGSTESEADTLRQRIQERSLPNDVAERLLREVDRLEHMPNASSEGAIVRTYIETLLALPWNEETTDNLDLEHAQAVLEREHYGLEHVKERILEFLAVRKLTAGRPPTQATVLCFVGPPGVGKTSLGRSIAQALGRAFARVSLGGVRDEAEIRGHRRTYIGAYPGRIITAMRRAGTINPVIVLDEIDKLASDYRGDPAAALLEVLDPEQNQHFTDHYLDVPYDLSRVLFIATANTLATVPRALRDRLEVIEIEGYTEEEKREIGRRHLLPRQLAAHGLSSDAIEFPEPLWPILIRGYTYEAGVRELDRQLAALCRKVARETVQQGQTRVRLTKRRLFAYLGPPRYDPAQFDREPQIGVALGLGTTAVGGVLLPVEVAVMPGKGRLQVTGQAGEVMQESARAALSFIRSRATSLAIPPERFEQSDIHIHLPEGAQPKDGPSAGITMAIAMISAFTERPVRADMALTGEITLRGRILPIGGLREKVLAAQRAGIRHIVAPAENARELPRLPASVVHTLTFHWVRTMDEVIALALLPMQPHDVLADTELAGKVETPLIPPQSLEDDIPVEVQE
- a CDS encoding MFS transporter, which produces MQQQASRSFNRHLLAAVYLPTALLAFGQGAMVPILPLYARHFSASYSLAGLAVSAAWIGTLLMDVPVGLLLPRIGHRRAMVIGCGLFAAGTIALAFAQSAPELIIDRLLAGIGTAFWGLSRHAYIAQAVPVESRGRVISVFGGINRLGWFVGPAVGGFVGRDFGLGTAILVAGILALGATGFAIAVPELPNLRPAPGAHRLSLAVISEIIQLRWRELLTAGTAQIFAQMIRQARYIVIPLYGRDILGLDAAQVGVIISASSFLDMSLFIPAGMIMDRWGRKAAAIPSFLLLGLGMGLIPFTTSYWTLCAAGLLIGFGNGIGSGTMMTLGADLAPEGRTGEFLGIWRLIGDSGQALSPLAVGLIADLIGITLTSGATAFLGLFAASTLGFFVQETRWAQSRSTPPAEPLPACHGASRLAQSPLPSTTRKRETGR
- a CDS encoding M28 family peptidase, which gives rise to MSDAERLQAIDREIAGAIWVSDEPWKNLVYLCDVLGHRFAGSSQEHAAAEFLKQKMEAYGLAHVQLEEFPIATWERGPCTLILVEPFQRMLPAIAMPYCPSAAIEGEVVDVGEGELPDFERCRDVIPGRIVLTDAETNRPGERKSHRIDKFGWAIERGAIACLFVNQNPGQLHITGGLRGRGPRGVRADEAEAPIPGLGLSYETGMLLRRLAKQGTVRLRLETQNRTRDSVSYNVIGEIPGTTKADELILVGGHYDGHDISQGATDDAAGAVVGLEVGRVLAPLRGQLQRTVRILCFGAEELGLFGSWYHIEHHAQEHIRFMLNLDGAGRGLGGQEELRLSGWAELVPYFQQLGQQLAYPFGVRDDLNAHSDHFPFAVHGIPNGTLVSRDATAGMIGRGWGHTEADTLDKLSLRGVQLAAMLAARLVVRLSEDEAFPAQRRDLAAVRQQLADAGVLDELLASGRFPQA